In Bacillus sp. Cs-700, one genomic interval encodes:
- the gap gene encoding type I glyceraldehyde-3-phosphate dehydrogenase has translation MATKVGINGFGRIGRNVFRAALNNPGVDIVAVNDLTDANMLAHLLKYDSVHGELNVEVEVNGENLVVNGTEIKVLSERDPAQLGWGDLGVEVVIESTGRFTNRDDAAKHLEAGAKKVVISAPAKDEDITVVLGVNEDKYDAASHHVISNASCTTNCLAPVAKVLNDKFGIKRGLMTTTHSYTNDQQILDLPHKDYRRARAAAENIIPTSTGAAKAVSLVLPELDGKLNGMAMRVPTPNVSIVDLVAELDQDVSVDEVNAALKEAAEGDLKGYLGYSDEPLVSKDYNGNPNSSIVDGLSTMGIDGNMVKVISWYDNEWGYSNRVVDLVDYIAAKGL, from the coding sequence ATGGCAACAAAAGTAGGTATTAACGGTTTTGGACGTATTGGACGTAACGTATTCCGTGCAGCATTAAACAACCCTGGTGTTGATATTGTAGCTGTAAACGATCTTACAGATGCAAACATGCTTGCACATCTTCTTAAATACGATTCCGTACATGGAGAACTTAATGTAGAAGTTGAAGTTAACGGCGAGAATCTTGTTGTTAACGGAACTGAAATCAAAGTTCTTTCTGAGCGCGACCCAGCACAACTTGGATGGGGAGATCTTGGTGTTGAAGTGGTAATCGAATCCACTGGCCGTTTCACAAACCGTGACGATGCTGCGAAGCACCTTGAAGCAGGAGCTAAGAAAGTTGTCATCTCCGCACCAGCTAAAGATGAAGACATTACAGTTGTTCTAGGTGTTAACGAAGACAAGTACGATGCAGCTAGCCATCACGTTATCTCTAACGCATCTTGTACTACAAACTGTCTTGCACCAGTAGCTAAAGTATTGAACGACAAGTTCGGTATTAAGCGTGGTCTTATGACAACAACTCACTCATATACAAACGATCAGCAAATTCTTGATCTTCCACACAAAGACTACCGTCGTGCTCGTGCAGCAGCTGAAAACATCATTCCAACATCTACAGGCGCTGCTAAAGCAGTATCTCTTGTACTTCCAGAGCTTGATGGTAAGTTGAATGGTATGGCTATGCGTGTACCTACACCAAACGTATCAATCGTTGACCTTGTAGCTGAACTTGATCAAGACGTTTCAGTTGATGAAGTAAACGCTGCTCTTAAAGAAGCTGCTGAAGGCGATCTTAAAGGATACCTTGGTTACAGCGACGAGCCACTAGTATCAAAAGACTACAACGGTAACCCGAACTCTTCAATCGTAGATGGTCTTTCTACAATGGGTATCGATGGAAACATGGTTAAAGTTATCTCTTGGTATGACAACGAGTGGGGCTATTCTAACCGCGTAGTAGATCTAGTCGACTACATCGCTGCAAAAGGGCTATAA
- the smpB gene encoding SsrA-binding protein SmpB: MPKGDGGLIAQNKKARHDYSVIETYEAGLVLQGTEIKSIRARRVNLKDSHAIIRKGEIFLLNMHINEYEQGNRFNHDPTRTRKLLMKRKEIDKLIGLTKEQGYTVIPLKVYIKNGYAKVLLGLAKGKKKYDKRQDLKDKTMKREVDKALKERQRI, from the coding sequence ATGCCAAAAGGTGATGGTGGACTCATTGCACAAAATAAGAAAGCAAGACACGATTATTCCGTTATTGAAACATATGAAGCAGGACTGGTTCTACAAGGAACTGAAATTAAATCCATCAGGGCAAGACGCGTAAACCTGAAAGACTCTCACGCCATTATTCGTAAAGGAGAAATCTTTCTTCTGAATATGCACATTAATGAATATGAGCAGGGGAATCGTTTTAACCACGATCCAACCCGTACTCGTAAGCTATTGATGAAGCGGAAAGAGATTGATAAGCTCATTGGCCTAACGAAAGAACAGGGCTATACGGTAATTCCACTGAAAGTCTATATCAAGAATGGCTATGCGAAAGTACTTTTAGGCCTTGCTAAGGGTAAGAAGAAGTATGATAAGCGCCAGGATCTCAAAGATAAGACGATGAAGCGTGAAGTGGACAAAGCGTTGAAAGAACGTCAGCGGATATAG
- a CDS encoding carboxylesterase produces the protein MKVVAPKPFTFEGGNRAVLMLHGFTGNSADVRMMGRYLQERGYTCHAPQYKGHGVPPEELVHTGPKDWWKNVTEGYEKLKSMGHDEIAVVGLSLGGVFSLKLGYTVPVKGIVPMCAPMDMKDEETMYQGVLSYAKEYKKFERKSPEQIEEEMEAFKETPMNTLGELRDLIYEVRDNVDMIYAPTFVAQARHDEMINTESANVIHDNIESDEKSLKWYENSTHAITLGKEKDELHKDVHAFLDSLDWSE, from the coding sequence ATGAAAGTAGTAGCACCAAAGCCATTTACATTCGAGGGAGGCAATCGCGCGGTATTAATGTTGCATGGTTTTACAGGAAATTCAGCAGATGTACGAATGATGGGACGTTACTTGCAGGAAAGAGGCTATACGTGTCATGCGCCACAATATAAAGGGCATGGCGTTCCGCCTGAAGAGCTTGTACATACTGGGCCAAAAGATTGGTGGAAAAATGTCACTGAAGGATATGAAAAGCTGAAAAGCATGGGCCATGACGAAATTGCTGTCGTCGGCTTATCGCTTGGAGGCGTATTTTCATTAAAGCTCGGTTATACTGTTCCTGTAAAGGGAATCGTGCCCATGTGCGCCCCGATGGATATGAAAGATGAAGAAACGATGTATCAGGGTGTCCTTTCCTATGCGAAGGAATACAAGAAATTTGAACGGAAATCACCTGAACAAATTGAAGAGGAAATGGAAGCCTTTAAAGAAACACCGATGAATACACTTGGTGAACTTCGCGATTTGATCTATGAGGTGCGTGATAACGTGGATATGATTTATGCTCCTACATTTGTGGCACAAGCGAGACATGATGAAATGATTAATACAGAAAGTGCCAACGTCATTCACGATAACATCGAATCAGATGAGAAAAGTCTGAAATGGTACGAAAACTCAACGCATGCGATCACACTAGGCAAAGAAAAAGACGAGCTTCATAAAGACGTTCATGCTTTTCTTGATAGCCTTGACTGGTCAGAATAA
- the tpiA gene encoding triose-phosphate isomerase — translation MRKPIIAGNWKMNKTLTETKSFVDEVKGLIPDGNRVDSVVCAPALFLDYLTDELEGTALQVGAQNMHFEENGAFTGEISPVALNDLGVGYVILGHSERRELFGETDEIVNQKTHAAFKHNLTPIICVGETLEQRESDVTEDIVKAQVQKAIAGLTNEQVAQSVIAYEPIWAIGTGKTATSDQANDVCAFIRGVLKDETTDETANAVRIQYGGSVKPGNIDELMGKSDIDGALVGGASLDAKSFLQLLEAGQNA, via the coding sequence ATGCGCAAACCAATCATCGCAGGTAACTGGAAGATGAACAAAACACTTACGGAAACAAAAAGCTTTGTTGACGAAGTGAAAGGACTTATTCCTGATGGCAATCGCGTAGATTCCGTTGTCTGTGCTCCTGCTCTTTTCCTTGATTATTTAACGGATGAGCTAGAAGGTACAGCACTTCAAGTTGGTGCTCAAAATATGCATTTTGAAGAAAACGGCGCGTTTACAGGTGAAATTAGCCCTGTAGCACTTAACGATCTTGGAGTAGGCTATGTCATTCTTGGTCACTCTGAACGTCGTGAGCTATTTGGTGAAACAGATGAGATTGTAAATCAAAAAACTCATGCAGCGTTCAAACATAACCTAACGCCAATCATCTGTGTCGGTGAAACGCTTGAACAGCGTGAAAGCGACGTAACAGAAGATATTGTCAAAGCACAAGTTCAAAAAGCAATTGCCGGTTTAACCAATGAACAGGTAGCTCAATCTGTTATCGCATATGAGCCAATCTGGGCAATTGGAACTGGTAAAACAGCAACAAGCGATCAAGCTAATGATGTATGTGCATTTATCCGCGGCGTCCTTAAAGACGAAACGACTGACGAAACAGCTAATGCGGTCCGTATCCAATATGGCGGCAGTGTTAAACCTGGTAACATTGACGAGCTTATGGGTAAATCCGACATTGATGGAGCTTTAGTCGGCGGCGCTAGCCTTGATGCGAAATCTTTCCTACAGCTTTTGGAGGCTGGTCAGAATGCCTAA
- a CDS encoding sugar-binding transcriptional regulator, with product MRSLLSLQQKLLPDMLEVMNKRYRVLRQLRLMQPIGRRSLANSLDITERVLRSEVTFLKDQGLLHMSIQGMHLTEEGEQLLLELEPVMNEVSGLDNLEKRLKDKLGIPEVFIVPGDSDDTPWVKKEMGRAAVGRLKKFQLKDRVIAVTGGTTLAGVADMMIPSSEMEGTLFVPARGGLGEQVENQANTICAKMARKAHTDYRLLHVPDQLSEEAYQSLIEEPGVKDILEIIKSAGIVVHGIGEARTMAQRRKSTLDVVEKIECEHAVAEAFGYYFNQSGEVVHKVKTIGLQLEDLERSELVIAVAGGRSKAKAIAAYLKTGIQSILVTDEGAAKALLEGDSLY from the coding sequence ATGCGCTCATTATTGTCACTTCAACAAAAATTATTGCCGGACATGCTAGAAGTTATGAATAAGCGCTATCGGGTATTGAGACAATTAAGACTTATGCAGCCTATTGGACGTAGAAGTCTTGCGAACAGTTTGGATATCACCGAGCGGGTTCTGAGAAGCGAAGTAACGTTCTTGAAAGATCAGGGGCTACTACATATGTCGATACAAGGTATGCACCTGACAGAAGAGGGTGAACAGCTTTTGTTGGAACTTGAACCGGTTATGAATGAAGTTTCCGGTCTCGATAACCTTGAAAAGCGTCTGAAAGATAAGCTTGGCATACCGGAAGTATTTATTGTCCCTGGTGATAGTGATGATACACCCTGGGTAAAAAAAGAAATGGGTCGAGCCGCTGTGGGACGCTTGAAAAAGTTTCAGCTTAAAGATAGAGTAATTGCTGTAACGGGCGGTACCACTCTCGCAGGTGTAGCCGATATGATGATTCCTTCTTCAGAAATGGAAGGAACGCTGTTTGTCCCAGCCCGAGGAGGTCTTGGTGAACAGGTAGAAAATCAGGCGAACACGATTTGTGCGAAGATGGCAAGAAAAGCCCATACTGACTATCGTTTGCTACATGTTCCAGATCAGTTGAGTGAAGAAGCATACCAATCTCTTATAGAAGAACCGGGCGTCAAAGATATTCTTGAGATTATTAAGTCAGCCGGTATTGTGGTTCATGGGATTGGGGAAGCTAGAACGATGGCACAGAGACGTAAGTCGACGCTTGATGTTGTTGAAAAAATCGAGTGCGAACATGCTGTTGCTGAAGCGTTTGGGTATTACTTCAATCAGTCAGGAGAAGTTGTTCACAAAGTGAAGACGATCGGACTGCAACTCGAAGATTTAGAGCGTAGTGAATTAGTCATTGCGGTAGCCGGCGGCCGTTCGAAAGCAAAAGCCATCGCAGCTTATCTAAAGACAGGGATTCAAAGTATTCTTGTTACAGATGAAGGTGCCGCTAAAGCGTTATTAGAGGGAGATTCCCTTTATTAA
- a CDS encoding phosphoglycerate kinase: protein MNKKSIRDVELKGKKVFCRVDFNVPMEDGKVTDETRIKAALPTIKHLSDQGAKVILASHLGRPKGEAVDELRLDPVADRLSDLIGKTVTKTDAVYGEEVDRAIADLEDGDLLLIENVRFEAGEEKNDEELAKKFAAMADLYVNDAFGAAHRAHASTEGIAHHIPAVAGFLMEKELEVLGSALTEPSRPFTAIVGGAKVKDKIGVIDHLLDKVDNLIIGGGLAYTFVKALGHEVGLSLLEEDKIDLAKSFMDKAKEKGVNFYMPQDVVIGDDFSNDANTKVVSIEEIPSDWEALDIGPKTRETYSNVISDSKLVIWNGPMGVFELDVYANGTKAVAEALANAEDTYSVIGGGDSAAAVEKFGYADQMSHISTGGGASLEFMEGKELPGVVALNDK, encoded by the coding sequence ATGAACAAAAAATCAATTCGTGACGTTGAGTTAAAAGGCAAAAAGGTATTCTGCCGCGTGGATTTCAATGTACCTATGGAAGATGGTAAGGTAACAGATGAAACGCGTATTAAAGCAGCACTTCCTACGATCAAGCATTTGTCTGATCAGGGAGCGAAAGTAATTCTTGCAAGCCACCTTGGACGTCCAAAAGGTGAAGCTGTTGATGAGCTACGTCTTGATCCGGTTGCAGACCGCTTAAGCGACCTCATTGGCAAAACCGTTACAAAAACAGATGCAGTCTATGGTGAAGAAGTTGACCGTGCGATTGCAGATCTAGAAGATGGCGATCTTCTTCTTATTGAGAATGTTCGTTTCGAAGCTGGAGAAGAGAAGAATGATGAAGAACTTGCGAAGAAATTTGCTGCAATGGCAGATCTTTACGTAAACGATGCTTTTGGGGCAGCACACCGTGCTCACGCTTCAACAGAAGGTATCGCTCATCATATTCCTGCTGTAGCTGGTTTTCTAATGGAGAAAGAACTTGAAGTTCTTGGAAGTGCTCTAACAGAACCTTCCCGTCCATTTACAGCTATTGTTGGTGGAGCGAAAGTAAAAGATAAAATCGGTGTGATTGATCACCTGCTTGATAAAGTAGATAACTTGATCATTGGTGGCGGTCTTGCGTATACATTTGTAAAAGCACTTGGACATGAAGTTGGTTTGTCTCTTCTTGAAGAAGATAAAATCGATCTAGCGAAATCATTCATGGATAAAGCAAAAGAAAAAGGCGTTAATTTCTATATGCCACAAGACGTTGTGATTGGTGATGATTTCTCAAATGATGCAAACACGAAAGTGGTAAGCATCGAAGAAATTCCTTCCGATTGGGAAGCACTTGATATCGGACCGAAAACGAGAGAAACGTACAGCAACGTTATTTCCGACTCTAAACTCGTTATTTGGAACGGACCAATGGGTGTATTTGAACTAGACGTTTATGCTAATGGTACGAAAGCAGTAGCTGAAGCACTTGCAAACGCAGAAGATACGTATTCAGTTATTGGTGGCGGTGACTCTGCAGCAGCGGTTGAGAAATTTGGCTATGCTGATCAAATGAGCCACATCTCTACTGGTGGCGGTGCTTCTCTTGAGTTCATGGAAGGCAAAGAACTTCCGGGTGTTGTCGCACTTAACGACAAATAA
- the eno gene encoding phosphopyruvate hydratase — MPIITDVYAREVLDSRGNPTVEVEVFTDAGVKARAMVPSGASTGEYEAVELRDGDKDRYLGKGVEKAVANINETIAPELVGMSVYDQLGIDHMMIDLDGTDNKGKLGANAILGVSMAVARAAAEELELPLYVYLGGFNAKTLPTPMMNILNGGEHADNNVDIQEFMVMPVGAPSFKEALRTGAEIFHSLKGVLKEKGLNTSVGDEGGFAPNLGSNEEAIQTIIEAIEKAGYKPGEEVMIALDVASSEIYSDGKYNLAGEGVVKTSEEMIEFYSQLCEKYPIISIEDGLDENDWEGWEKLTQALGEKVQLVGDDLFVTNTNKLSEGIERSVGNSILIKVNQIGTLTETFDAVEMAKRAGYTAVISHRSGETEDTTIADIAVATNAGQIKTGAPSRTDRVAKYNQLLRIEDELEHLAIYGGRKSFYNLDKK, encoded by the coding sequence ATGCCAATCATTACTGACGTTTATGCACGCGAGGTCCTTGACTCCCGCGGCAATCCAACAGTTGAAGTAGAAGTATTTACAGATGCAGGTGTTAAAGCACGTGCAATGGTACCATCTGGTGCATCCACTGGTGAATACGAAGCAGTAGAGCTTCGTGACGGTGACAAAGATCGCTATCTTGGCAAAGGCGTTGAGAAAGCAGTAGCTAACATCAACGAAACAATTGCTCCAGAACTAGTAGGTATGAGCGTTTATGACCAGCTTGGAATCGACCACATGATGATCGACCTTGATGGTACTGACAACAAAGGTAAGCTTGGTGCTAACGCCATTCTTGGTGTATCTATGGCTGTTGCCCGCGCTGCTGCTGAAGAGCTTGAACTACCACTTTACGTATACCTTGGTGGATTCAACGCAAAAACTCTTCCAACACCAATGATGAACATCCTTAATGGTGGAGAGCACGCTGATAACAACGTAGACATTCAAGAATTTATGGTAATGCCTGTTGGTGCACCTTCTTTCAAAGAAGCACTACGCACTGGCGCTGAAATTTTCCACAGCCTTAAAGGCGTTCTAAAAGAAAAAGGTCTTAACACTTCTGTTGGTGACGAAGGTGGATTCGCTCCTAACCTTGGTTCAAACGAAGAAGCGATTCAAACGATTATTGAAGCAATCGAAAAAGCTGGATACAAGCCTGGCGAAGAAGTTATGATCGCACTTGACGTAGCATCTTCTGAAATCTACAGCGACGGTAAATACAACCTTGCTGGTGAAGGCGTAGTGAAGACTTCTGAAGAGATGATCGAATTCTACAGCCAACTATGTGAAAAATACCCAATCATCTCAATTGAAGATGGTCTTGACGAAAACGACTGGGAAGGTTGGGAGAAACTTACCCAAGCTCTTGGTGAGAAAGTTCAGCTTGTTGGTGACGATCTTTTCGTTACAAACACAAACAAACTTTCTGAAGGAATTGAGCGTAGCGTAGGTAACTCAATCCTAATCAAAGTGAACCAAATTGGTACACTAACTGAAACATTTGATGCTGTTGAAATGGCGAAGCGCGCTGGTTACACAGCTGTTATCTCTCACCGTTCTGGTGAAACAGAAGATACAACTATCGCTGACATCGCTGTTGCGACTAACGCTGGTCAAATTAAAACAGGCGCACCGTCTCGCACGGATCGCGTTGCTAAATACAACCAACTTCTTCGTATCGAAGACGAGCTTGAGCACCTTGCAATCTACGGTGGACGTAAGAGCTTCTATAACTTAGATAAGAAGTAA
- the secG gene encoding preprotein translocase subunit SecG, translating into MHLAATIALVIVSILLITVVLLQSGKSAGLSGAITGGAEQLFGKQKARGFEAVLNKVTVVLAVLFFVLSILVAYLV; encoded by the coding sequence ATGCATCTTGCAGCTACAATTGCATTAGTTATCGTTTCAATCTTACTTATTACTGTTGTATTGCTTCAGTCAGGTAAAAGCGCTGGTTTATCAGGAGCCATTACAGGTGGAGCTGAACAATTATTTGGAAAGCAGAAAGCCCGCGGTTTTGAAGCGGTTTTAAATAAAGTAACGGTAGTACTTGCCGTATTGTTCTTTGTTCTTTCAATTCTCGTTGCGTATCTCGTGTAA
- the gpmI gene encoding 2,3-bisphosphoglycerate-independent phosphoglycerate mutase has product MPKKPEALIILDGFGLRDEEKGNAVAHANKPNFDRYWNNYPHATLQASGKAVGLPDGQMGNSEVGHLNIGAGRIVYQSLTRVNLAIEEGDFFENETFLEAIDHVKKKGTSLHLFGLLSDGGIHSHIKHLFALLELAAKQGLEDVYVHGFLDGRDVGQQSAKTYIQQLEDKMEEVGVGRLATLSGRYYSMDRDKRWDRVEKSYRALAYGEGPSYKDPYELVDDNYKNEIYDEFVLPSVMTEEDGSPIATVDDEDAVIFFNFRPDRAIQISQVFTNDDFRGFDRGEERPKNLHFVSLTRFSETVGGDVAFKPTNLDNTLGEVLAQQDYKQLRIAETEKYPHVTFFFSGGREEEFPGEERILIDSPKVATYDLQPEMSAYEVTDALLKELDADKHDAIILNFANPDMVGHSGMLEPTVKAIEAVDECLGKIVDKITEKGGHAIITADHGNSDEVTTLDGDAMTAHTTNPVPVIVTKEGAELRTDGILADLSPTLLDLLGGKQPKEMTGKSLIK; this is encoded by the coding sequence ATGCCTAAGAAGCCAGAAGCTTTAATTATCTTAGATGGCTTTGGCCTTCGAGATGAGGAAAAAGGAAATGCCGTAGCACATGCAAATAAACCGAATTTTGATCGTTACTGGAACAACTACCCACACGCTACCCTACAAGCGAGTGGAAAAGCAGTTGGTCTTCCAGACGGCCAAATGGGGAACTCTGAAGTAGGCCACTTGAATATCGGTGCAGGACGCATCGTGTATCAAAGCTTAACAAGAGTTAATCTTGCAATCGAAGAAGGCGACTTCTTCGAAAATGAAACATTTTTAGAGGCAATTGACCACGTGAAGAAAAAAGGAACAAGCCTACACTTGTTTGGACTTCTTTCTGACGGTGGAATCCATAGCCACATTAAACATCTTTTCGCACTTCTTGAACTTGCTGCAAAGCAAGGCCTTGAAGATGTGTACGTTCACGGTTTCCTTGATGGTCGTGATGTTGGCCAACAATCTGCGAAAACCTACATTCAGCAGTTAGAGGATAAGATGGAAGAAGTCGGAGTTGGTCGCCTTGCGACGCTCTCAGGCCGCTATTATTCCATGGACCGCGATAAGCGTTGGGATCGTGTTGAGAAGTCTTACCGTGCCCTGGCATACGGTGAAGGCCCTTCTTACAAAGACCCATATGAGCTAGTTGATGATAATTACAAAAATGAAATCTATGATGAGTTCGTTCTTCCTTCAGTTATGACCGAAGAAGACGGTTCACCGATTGCGACGGTTGATGATGAAGATGCAGTTATCTTCTTTAACTTCCGTCCTGACCGAGCAATCCAGATTTCACAAGTCTTTACAAATGATGATTTCCGCGGTTTCGATCGTGGAGAAGAACGTCCTAAAAATCTTCACTTTGTCTCACTTACTCGTTTTAGTGAAACAGTTGGAGGCGACGTTGCTTTCAAACCAACAAACCTTGATAACACGCTTGGTGAAGTACTCGCTCAGCAGGATTACAAGCAGCTGCGTATTGCTGAGACAGAGAAATACCCACATGTTACGTTCTTCTTTAGCGGTGGACGCGAAGAAGAGTTTCCTGGGGAAGAACGAATTCTTATCGACTCTCCGAAAGTTGCAACCTATGACTTGCAGCCGGAGATGAGTGCCTATGAAGTGACGGACGCGTTACTGAAAGAACTCGATGCCGATAAGCACGACGCGATAATCTTAAACTTTGCGAACCCTGACATGGTTGGGCATTCCGGAATGCTTGAGCCAACAGTCAAAGCCATTGAGGCCGTTGACGAATGTCTTGGTAAGATCGTTGATAAAATTACTGAAAAAGGCGGACATGCCATCATTACCGCTGACCATGGAAATTCGGATGAAGTCACAACGCTTGATGGCGATGCGATGACGGCTCATACGACGAACCCAGTACCTGTTATCGTCACAAAAGAAGGTGCAGAGCTTCGTACAGATGGAATTCTTGCGGACCTTTCACCAACGCTTCTCGATTTGCTTGGCGGCAAGCAACCGAAAGAAATGACAGGAAAATCATTAATTAAATAA
- the rnr gene encoding ribonuclease R, which translates to MAEEHEQKILSFMKDEAYKPLTVQELEEVFGLKDSSEFKEFVKTLNSMEDEGLIVRTRSNRYGIPEKMNLVRGKLQVHAKGFAFLIADSDTGEKDVYINQGDLEGAMNGDRVIVRLHQKSSGTRPEGTVIRIIERGVKRTVGTYSDSKHFGFVIADDKRIPHDIFIPKGATAGAVDGHKVVVEITKYPEGRMSAEGRITEILGHKNDPGVDILSIIYKHELPGEFPDAAMEQAHKTPDQIDEKEIEGRRDLREETIVTIDGADAKDLDDAVNVVKLPNGNYKLGVHIADVTYYVTENSPIDQEALDRGTSVYLVDRVIPMIPHRLSNGICSLNPQVDRLTISCEMEITTQGEVVNHEIFPSVIRTNERMTYTDVRKILQREDDEVLERYKSLVPFFDSMGELAEILRKGRFERGAIDFDFAEAKVLVDDEGTPQEIVQRERSVAERLIEEFMLVANETVAQHFHFMEVPFMYRIHEDPDADKLNTFFEFITNFGYVVRGNANTVHPRALQKLLEEVKGEPEEAVISKVMLRSMQQAKYFPESLGHFGLSTDFYTHFTSPIRRYPDLIVHRLIRTYLFEKKVDNQTTSKWSEALGEIAQHASAMERRAVDAERETDDLKKAEFMKDKIGEEFEGVISGVTNFGLFVELPNTIEGLVHVSYLTDDYYHYDEGAYAMIGERTGNVYRIGDEIAIRVLNVNIDERAIDFEIVGMKPPKERRRRESPKVIEGGKRKKRGKSSNKTTDAGKKKRKFSPPKDGQGTKKKPKNKKKKRRNNNS; encoded by the coding sequence ATGGCAGAAGAACATGAACAAAAAATATTGAGCTTCATGAAGGACGAAGCGTACAAACCGCTAACCGTTCAGGAGCTTGAAGAAGTATTTGGTTTGAAAGACTCCAGTGAATTTAAGGAATTTGTGAAAACGTTAAACAGTATGGAAGATGAAGGATTAATCGTTCGCACAAGAAGCAATCGCTATGGTATTCCTGAGAAAATGAACCTTGTTCGCGGAAAGTTACAAGTACACGCAAAAGGATTTGCTTTCCTTATTGCCGATAGCGATACTGGCGAGAAAGATGTCTACATTAATCAGGGTGATCTAGAAGGAGCAATGAACGGAGATCGTGTCATTGTAAGACTGCACCAAAAATCATCTGGCACTCGTCCAGAAGGTACCGTTATCCGTATCATTGAGCGTGGTGTAAAACGCACAGTTGGTACATATTCTGATAGCAAGCACTTTGGATTTGTAATTGCCGACGATAAGAGAATTCCACACGATATTTTCATTCCAAAAGGAGCTACTGCCGGTGCCGTTGACGGCCATAAAGTTGTAGTTGAAATTACGAAGTATCCTGAAGGACGTATGAGTGCGGAAGGACGCATCACTGAAATCTTAGGTCATAAAAACGATCCAGGCGTCGATATTCTGTCGATCATTTATAAGCATGAGCTTCCAGGCGAGTTTCCTGACGCTGCAATGGAGCAAGCTCATAAAACACCGGATCAAATCGATGAAAAAGAAATTGAAGGAAGACGTGACCTCCGTGAAGAGACCATTGTGACGATTGATGGGGCAGACGCAAAGGATCTAGATGACGCCGTTAATGTTGTCAAACTTCCGAATGGAAACTACAAGCTCGGTGTACACATCGCAGACGTAACGTATTATGTGACGGAAAACTCTCCGATTGATCAAGAAGCGCTTGATCGTGGGACGAGTGTGTATCTTGTCGACCGAGTGATTCCAATGATTCCACACCGTTTATCAAACGGAATTTGTAGTTTGAATCCTCAAGTAGATCGATTAACGATTTCTTGTGAGATGGAAATTACTACACAGGGTGAAGTGGTAAACCATGAGATTTTCCCAAGTGTGATTCGTACAAATGAGCGTATGACGTATACAGATGTACGAAAAATTCTCCAGCGTGAAGACGATGAAGTGCTAGAACGTTACAAGTCTCTCGTTCCATTCTTCGATAGCATGGGTGAACTGGCTGAAATTTTAAGAAAAGGACGTTTTGAACGAGGCGCCATTGACTTTGATTTCGCAGAAGCAAAAGTACTTGTAGATGATGAAGGGACGCCGCAAGAGATCGTGCAACGAGAACGCTCAGTGGCTGAACGCTTAATTGAAGAGTTTATGCTTGTCGCAAACGAAACCGTTGCCCAGCATTTTCACTTTATGGAAGTACCGTTCATGTATCGTATTCACGAAGATCCGGATGCAGATAAACTAAATACGTTCTTCGAATTCATTACGAACTTTGGTTACGTTGTACGCGGGAATGCGAACACGGTACACCCTCGTGCGCTACAAAAGCTTCTTGAAGAAGTAAAGGGAGAGCCAGAAGAAGCGGTAATTAGTAAGGTGATGCTTCGTTCGATGCAGCAGGCGAAATACTTCCCTGAAAGTCTCGGTCACTTCGGTTTATCGACAGACTTCTATACGCACTTTACGTCACCAATTCGTCGTTATCCTGACTTAATCGTGCACCGTTTGATCCGTACGTATTTATTTGAGAAAAAAGTTGATAACCAAACAACTTCCAAATGGAGCGAAGCGCTTGGTGAAATCGCTCAGCACGCTTCTGCAATGGAACGTCGTGCGGTTGACGCTGAACGTGAAACCGATGATCTGAAAAAAGCTGAGTTTATGAAAGATAAAATCGGGGAAGAGTTCGAAGGTGTGATTAGTGGTGTAACGAACTTCGGGTTGTTTGTTGAATTGCCGAACACGATCGAAGGTCTCGTTCACGTTAGTTATTTAACCGATGACTACTACCACTACGACGAAGGTGCTTATGCGATGATCGGTGAACGTACTGGTAACGTCTATCGTATCGGTGATGAAATCGCCATTCGCGTCTTGAATGTTAACATTGATGAGCGAGCAATTGACTTCGAAATTGTTGGTATGAAGCCACCGAAAGAGCGTCGTCGTAGAGAAAGTCCAAAAGTTATTGAAGGCGGAAAGCGCAAAAAGCGTGGAAAGTCCTCAAATAAAACAACTGATGCTGGGAAGAAAAAGCGTAAGTTCTCTCCGCCAAAAGATGGTCAGGGAACAAAAAAGAAACCAAAAAACAAAAAGAAAAAACGTCGCAATAACAATTCTTAA